The genomic region GATTTTCATCGGCGAAAATTCCAACAGTCAATCGATATGAAGTAAACCGTTTGAATCACAAGCTTAAGAGAAATAGACTCAGGATTGGATATACATCATACATTACTAAATATTTACTGAATTTTTCAATAACACAGAGCTTCGATTTACCAGCCTGAAATTCCGCCAACCATTGTCCACCATATCCTTAACACAAATTTGCAACATGTACAAAAGTAGAAAATATCCATACAATTATGAGCTGAATTGAGGACACATCGAAATGTCGTCATACTTAGGCACAGTCAGATCAGTTGGACAAGAAGCAACAAGACAATTATCTGGATAGTATACGTTTGATCCCCACCAATCTGCTTGCCCGGTTCCATTTATGCCAATGTTTTCATACTGCAATGAAAAATAAGCTAAAATAGCCAAGAATGCCACTCCTGCATCCATTCCTGCAGAGAGAATGTAGTTGTGGCGAACCCACCATTTCTTGTAGCGATTGAATAttatataattgaaaataaatccCACCAAGCCCCACATTACATAATTAACAGATCTTGTAGGTGGCATGTTACCAGTAGCTCCTATAAGAATAGGCATATGGATGTATTGCAGGAATTTTACATTGGGAAATTTTCTGCGGAGTAGCCAGTGAATCAAAGGTGCAACTGCACCTGCCAAAAAGAACCAGTTTTGTTTTTCATATAGTCCCAGGTTTCCAAACATCCTTCTAGGCCCAACAACTCCCCATATAACTGAGGCATTATAGAACACAGTGTCGCCTGGACATGTAAAATTAGAATTTTTCTGGGTACAGATATGAGGAATGGTATCCAAAAGCCACCAAGCTGTAAGATAGTATACTGTGGAAGCAATGGCTGTACCGGAAATCTGTTAATTATAGGTAAGCAAGCAATTAGAGATTTCTTAGATTGGAAGATTTGTTTCTGATAAAGTTAAATTGAGAACAAAACTAATTACCTGAACGAGGAACATTGAACGCGGAGGAATTTTCATGTAATAACCCAATTTGAAATCCCCCAGAAATGCCAGAGCCTGAACCATGCTGATATACCCATATGTCTTGAATGATACATTGGCAAAAGGCCTGCCCGGATAGAGGTATCCAATGAAATACTCGGTTATTATATTAAGTCCTGGTTGCTGCATCCAAGTAACAGATTCATGACATTACAAACAAGAAAGAAATGAAAGATTTGTACTATGAGTGAAAACAGCAACTGAAATGGAGGATTAAAAGGCAGGAATAACACCTGGTTCGTAGTGGCTGTAATGATGCCGATTGGAAGAGTAAAGAAAGCGGCAAGTGCACAGGCTAAAAGAATTCCCCACCACGGTAGCTGAAGCTGTTTGTTGAATCCTTCGCAGGCCCATAGTGCACCAGCCATCATCACTATCAGCACAATCAAAAACCACCATTGTGGAACAGGCTTGTAATTTGTCCTCATCAACCGTGTGTGCACGTCCACACCTTTATCATTTAAGGTGGCCTTTGTCTGTCGCCATATTTCTCTGTATTCAAAATAAGAATATTAATTATAAGGTTTTATAATTTGAATGAAATGGTGTTTAAGCTGTTTTAattttatatatgttatttttaGATTTAATTGTGTAAGATTTGTTTCCTATCAAGGTTATTGATCATATGTGTGATTTTTCTACCTCAACTTATTGGTGATCCCAAACACTAATGCAACACAAATCTTATATAATTGAATCCAAAACAATGTTAGCTATCTTTAATTTTCCAATTTTATCATTCGTTTAGAAGGCAGAGGAGTGAAAACAGGGTACATAGTAAACGTAATATGCATGATACATACTTGCCATGAAAGAGGAAGACATGGCTAAGTGTCGCTGAAAGTGCTGCAAAACCCACGCCGTAGGTAACAGCAAAAAAAGCGGTGAGATGTATTGGGCTGTAGTCATTGTAGGCCTTCTCGTCAAATTCATGATTCTTTCCAAGAATTCTGCTCACGTTATATTCTGTACCATCTTTGGCAAATAAAGCTGAGTCGATAATGGGAAATTTCTTGGCATCGTAAACATTGTTCCAGTAGAGGATGGGAGTGATGACATAGACGATGACGGCGAAACCCACCATAACGTTGGCTATGGCAAAAAATGGAGTTGCCAGAGGAGTCCCCAAAAACCCTGCAATTGTATTCCAGTCCAGACCAAACGACCCGATTCCCAGTCCATAATAGCCTGATCCAATCTGCTGAGCTGTAACTGATTTGCTCCATATATAACACAGAATTGATAGGTTTGAAATGACCGGGAAAAACACGTTCGGTATCACATAATATGAAAAGCTGCAGGCCATAACTGTCATGAAAAATTGCATTCTTGTCAAACCACCTCTGGGTCTCCTTTCTTTCTCGTGTAAGGCCCTGCCAAAAAGAAAATCGTTATTCAATAGAAAATACAAATAACCAACATCTCGTGGTGTGGTGGCAGTGGGACAGAGGAATCGAGTTTATTTGAAATAACGTTTATTTGCTTTTAAAGAGGTTTGAATATTGCTATAATCACCTAAACAATGAAACTTGTACAAGATTTGCAGGCCACCACATGTAAGCACCCTCCACCAGAAATTTTCGGAATAATCCAGCCCATCCAAAGCCAAGCATCTGGCAAATTGCAAACGCCATTATCCCCAACCAGTACAAGATCTAAGATTCAGTCCTAAAccttaaaatatttttttcatggAAGCTTGACTCCCAAATAACAAGTACTGGTTATCGACATTTAATATTGAATTTGTTTCCTTACTTGAGTAGTAATAATCAGCAACCATGCTGCTAGCGGATTAATATTTATGTGATAGAAGGCTTTGATGATGGTGAAAATACTGACTGCATAGACTCCCCCACTTCCTGCTGAAGCAAATATAGTTATAAGCACGTGCTCTTTCATGTTGAATGGGCCTGGATTTAGCGAGAAATTCCAATTTGTTCCAGGGATATAGAGCTCCTTGGTGGGCAGAACTGCAGCCATAAAACGACCCACTGGCAGCACTGCTATCTGTGCAGCAACTGCACTAACACTCAACGCAATTGCTCTGTACCCAAAAAACTGGTTCAAAAATGCCAAAGACGCACAGCAAATAATTCCCAAGAACCATGTTCGAAATGTGAGCACCGGCAGCGTTGGATCGTCTGTCACCGGCACAGTCAGCGCCACTTGTTCAATGGGTGATTGGTCAGGAACTTCCATTTCACTTCCATTCTCTATCATTTtctccttcatctcaaactcaacGCCTGCATAAATTCGGGAACACAGATTTACAGATTTTATCTTAAGCAACATTTTTGAATTATTCTACAAAtattttagaaattaaatttaaaaaaatccatCCAATCTTAATAAATCTTAAAAAATTGACATTCAAACTCATCTCAATTTGTTTTAGAAACACCCATTCTCAAACCAATCTAACTTTTTATGTAACTCATTTCATTCTGAATAACCAATCTCACCCTAATTTCTTTGAGAAAGATATCTCAATATTTGTTAAGTAACTCAATCTATTCTAAATTTTAGATACTATTGTACAGGAATTCAACAATTCATATTTATGCGCTTGTTCACAAAAAAATTACCAGATGGGATGCGATCTTTAACCAATTCTATTCCTCTGGGGCTCCTTGGGTTCTCCTCCATCTCGCCAAAGCACTCCAAGCGCTAGAaacaaaataaatcttttattcatacaaatcaaatcttttattcATACAATCAATTTACAATTTTACAGACTGTATCACAAATGGCAATAAGCCTCTTTTTCATAGAGCTCGCAGTTCCTTACAGTAAACTGTAATCATGCAACTAAAAATCTTGTTTATAGAGCTTGCAATCCCTTACAATAAACTAATCATGCAACTAAAAATAGAGCATGCACCAGTATACATTATTCTCACAGCACTTTTAACTGGAAGTTCTAAAAAAACAATAAATGTAAACTAAATCTTAACTAACTATTGCGTAGCAATGAACATGAAGTTAATCTGCTTAGTCTTGAATATGAGAAATCCAATTGGCATAACTTGGACTGAACTTTATACATGACAATGAGAGGCTCATGCATCACTTTCCAACACTCTATCTTACAATAAACTTTAATCACGCAACTAAGCATACATACTGTTCCGGCAATGCATCATCCTGTTGATGTTACCTATACATCATAACTGCACTTTGTAATTCTCTTAACTCAACTCAATTGTCCATAAATAAGCTGTCTTTAACAGCCGAGTTGGGATTACGCACAGTAAAATAATTTCTAAATATTGAATACTgttttattttcatatatttttaatagaattgtattttctttctttcattctGATGTTAATTTATAATTTCTATAGATTAATATTcctttcattaatttttttaatttatattaaaatattattagatatattttttattttaaacaatgaattaataaatttattttattttaaaataaattagtaTATTTATTTTACATTAATTTCTTTCAtagtatatttatttttttatattaaaatatgcaATATAGATTATAAAatgtaatttaaaatatataatttaatgtaaAATATAATTATGTAATTTAATTGAAAATGTAGAATAAAAGAATATTAGAtataaaatttaaaagaaataaaatataaaatacaaaatataaagtTCTCTCTCTCTTAGAAAACATAAAGTCAATGTgtaaaattaaataactaaaataaataacttaaacttaatgcaatcaatcaaatcaaattaaataactaaaaaattaaaatgaaaactataataaaatttaagaattaaaaaattaaatacaataagGGTTGGGGCCTAGCTGAATCGATTCTTAAGTTAAGTTTCTTTGCATGCATCCCATCacttaaatcaataaaataaattaaataataaattaaattaaattaatcaaatcaaattaaattaaattaaattaaataaataaaattaaataacttaaattaaataattaaataatttaaataaagtaaattaaataactaaagcaaaattaaatgaaatagttttctttctttaaaaaAGAAGAAATTAAAGTTAAGgcatcatttaaattaattaaaattaagtaacttaaattaaattaaataatttaaccaTAGAAAAATTTAAGCTAATTAAAATTTAAGTGTTGTATAAGAATTGAAAATCCAAATAaaactatttaaattaaatatttttcattatctTTCTTTGGAAAAGGAAGAAACTAAAGTTAAGTttctatatatttaataataaaactaaaaactaactttaaatactatatatatatatatatatatatatatatatatatatatatatatatatatatatatatatatatatatatatatatatatctattttataTTGAATGAACTAAAAAAATAAAGTTTGACTTTTATTTTGTTATATGAAACAAAAATTCAAGCAAATAAAGTAAAATTGAAAACTTTAGTCTTATCATGCAAAAATAGTAGCCCTACCTCTATAAAATGAAATTGAACTTCTTTTGATAGCACAACGTACTAAGATTATATAGGACAACAATAGGATTTTTTTGTAAAACAGTGAATAGATAAAGGGTTTGGAAGGTTTCGTTGGGTATAGAGAACAACTTGATTTGGCCAGCTTGGGTGCGAGCAGCTTGATTTGGTGCTTACAATAGATCTAAAGGTGAACTAGTATGTGGATCTACCTCTCTCTTCTTTTCTCCGATCATTTGAAAAAATTCATGAAATGTGTCTTTATTTGAAGCAATTGTCATGAGTAGGTATAATATACATATATCAAATTGTATTTTTTTTGGGTAAATTTAGAAAATTAAACATAGATGGggttaataaaaaaatttaggtgTGTCTAATTTGTTAAGATGAAACCATTCAAAtttgggttttctcctttgatTTTTAAGacaatgaacatgttcaaagaaataccataGAGAATGAATGGGAAATTTTATCTACGTTGCATCAAGGTCAAAATATACAAGTTTctgaaatagatatgttgggaagaAGAGACATTGATAGACATACAGATTGGTTTCATGAGTATCAAGGTGAAGAGTACATAGCTCAAGCAATCAATTTCATAAGCAGTAGGAAAGATCATGAATGTCTCATACATGATGATATATTGCAATGCATCAAGTACACAACCctcaatagaaaacaaagaaagacAATCAACATAATTATGGCCCACTACTGTAGAAATCAAAATGGAGAGCCATTATTCATgataatacaagaaacaataggaatAGGAAAGTCTTATCTGATTTGTGCCATTAGTCAAGCTCTTGAAAATGAGGCAATGTCAGGCCATTCTCCCCTCGTATTACTTGCACCAATAGGAGTTGCAACATTCAATATAGGAGCCTCTATAgttcattcaaaattcaaaatcccaATATGAGACTTTTCTCAGCTAGAAGGAACAAGACTTACAAGCTTTCAAGAAGATATAACACATATCaaatacattttgattgatgaaatgagcttcattggtcaaAACATGTTGAAAAATATATATTCTTGGCTCCAACAAGCATTCCAACAAAATTCACACATAAGCTTTGCAGGTAGATCTTTCATTATGACTAGTCGAGATAactattttataaatatatttattataattcatatctatgaaattttttataattttattacataattttaaaatattttttgtcgGTCTTCTTTCAGGTATATCTATTATTTTGGTTGGAGATTTGGGCCAGTTTCCTCCAATCAATGATAGATCAGCATATAACAGCAATAGACGGGCAAAATTATTATGACAAGAATTCAAAACTATGCTTACATTAGATAAAATATTCAGACAAGATAGACAAAACAATCAACAACAAAGGTTttgtcaacttttgacaaatctaagagatgcaaaccCACAAATTGATAGCTGGAGATTACTTATGACAAGAACCCCTATTAACATAGATACTAAAACTAATGTTGAGTTTGACAATATTGTCCATTTGTTCTCCACAAATGAAAATGCTCAtaatcacaacaacaaaaaatgcTATATACATTGAAACAACCTTTTGCACATAGTCTCACAACAAATGTAGGAAGTGTACATCAAGCAAAAGATTTTTCAAATGATAAACTTGATCTAGAGATATTGATCAACAAGAATTCAAGGGTGATGTTGACTTCAAATCTTTGGATACAAGTAGGACTTGTAAATGGAGCTTTAGGATATGCTCAAAAGATTATCTATAAACCAAGAATTCCTCCACCTGAACcacatgtaaagtggaaaattggagaacCTTAACCAAATCACCACTTGGGAGAAAGAtgggaacttaactaaggttcaattttcacttgggagactttacattcaaaagagggggatgaatctactggatccaatcccaaaggatgcaaggattgaatactaaaatgattggaatggaattaaccctcttttgtaagttgattgattgaattaagacaaagtgctgaaaattgagacaaagtatgcgaaaacagtgagctacagattcaggattcagtcgtgcacctggatctgagaagcttgagatgattcagagctgctcaGTGAAATCTGGTAAAACTTATAGGGACCATGTGTCCGGATAGGGGTGCCCTCctattggtcctccaaacttttcgtgCATCAAAAATTATTTTTTCGTCTCTACGAATAAAGTTTAATTCAAGAACTACAACTACGCACCTATTTCCtttacatagaaagaaagggaaatgtgttgggaatagaggtttgtCTTCatatcaaaccctagttttggaattaaccaagtggttgaaattaaggtttcatgaagtagaatgttgatctcctcttccatgctttaaatcttgtctctattgttgctccaaagcttgaaggaagactgaaaatgctcaatttctcttgaatgcttgaatgcttgatctcttgaatgccttGATGCTTGAGTAAATTTCATGATCTCATGGATAGATGTCGAATGACAGGGGATAACCCTCTTATCTACTTGCCAATGGGTCTAACTGACTAATTTCTGACTTAGGCCGACATAGGGGGAATTTCGCTCTAATTTGAGATGAGCATAAGGGAGGGGCCTCAAAAtgggtcccaaataggggatcccaggGCGCCACACCCTGGTCTCAGTGGATCCTAGGGCACCAAACCCTggtccttccctattttggggcaggatcaaggtgcaaGCAAAGTTAAGGGTTGAATAAAATGCAAGttttgacttgtatgagcatattcaggtctctgatcagaccgaggggtgcaaacactaaggtaaagacccaaatgcagttgaaaattacaaggggtgcaattttaggatgttacaccaCCATCATATAACatggttgaatttaaaaattatACAAGAATACCATTTGAAGATCATCATCCAAATATTATTCCAATAACACCATTACAAAGGGACATGACATTTCAGTTACCATTGAGATTAGCATAGGCATTGACTATATATAAATCTCAGGGGTTGACTATATCAAAAAGCCACAATTGATATAGGACCAACAAAAAGAACAAGATTGACATTTGCGGTAGTGTCTCGAGTAAAATCTCTAGAAGGCCTCAGAATAATGCCA from Cryptomeria japonica chromosome 3, Sugi_1.0, whole genome shotgun sequence harbors:
- the LOC131070376 gene encoding oligopeptide transporter 5 produces the protein MEENPRSPRGIELVKDRIPSGVEFEMKEKMIENGSEMEVPDQSPIEQVALTVPVTDDPTLPVLTFRTWFLGIICCASLAFLNQFFGYRAIALSVSAVAAQIAVLPVGRFMAAVLPTKELYIPGTNWNFSLNPGPFNMKEHVLITIFASAGSGGVYAVSIFTIIKAFYHININPLAAWLLIITTQMLGFGWAGLFRKFLVEGAYMWWPANLVQVSLFRALHEKERRPRGGLTRMQFFMTVMACSFSYYVIPNVFFPVISNLSILCYIWSKSVTAQQIGSGYYGLGIGSFGLDWNTIAGFLGTPLATPFFAIANVMVGFAVIVYVITPILYWNNVYDAKKFPIIDSALFAKDGTEYNVSRILGKNHEFDEKAYNDYSPIHLTAFFAVTYGVGFAALSATLSHVFLFHGKEIWRQTKATLNDKGVDVHTRLMRTNYKPVPQWWFLIVLIVMMAGALWACEGFNKQLQLPWWGILLACALAAFFTLPIGIITATTNQQPGLNIITEYFIGYLYPGRPFANVSFKTYGYISMVQALAFLGDFKLGYYMKIPPRSMFLVQISGTAIASTVYYLTAWWLLDTIPHICTQKNSNFTCPGDTVFYNASVIWGVVGPRRMFGNLGLYEKQNWFFLAGAVAPLIHWLLRRKFPNVKFLQYIHMPILIGATGNMPPTRSVNYVMWGLVGFIFNYIIFNRYKKWWVRHNYILSAGMDAGVAFLAILAYFSLQYENIGINGTGQADWWGSNVYYPDNCLVASCPTDLTVPKYDDISMCPQFSS